From the genome of Abyssicoccus albus, one region includes:
- the floA gene encoding flotillin-like protein FloA (flotillin-like protein involved in membrane lipid rafts), producing MEGLIGIIIIIVIAFIAISVFLSFVPIGLWISAIAAGVNVGIFSLVGMRLRRVAPKKVINPLVKAHKAGLDISTNQLESHYLAGGNVDRVVDALIAAQRADISLTFERCAAIDLAGRDVLEAVQMSVNPKVIETPFIAGVAMDGIEVKAKARITVRANIERLVGGAGEDTIVARVGEGIVSTIGSSERHTNVLENPDMISQTVLGKGLDSGTAFEILSIDIADVDIGKNIGADLQTEQAVADKNIAQAKAEERRAMAVAKEQEMKAQVEEMKAKVVEAESEVPLAMAQALREGNLGVGDYFNLKNIESDTDMRNSIKDMGKGQNHSTDRN from the coding sequence ATGGAAGGATTAATTGGTATTATCATTATTATTGTTATTGCATTTATCGCTATTAGTGTGTTCTTATCATTTGTACCGATTGGATTATGGATATCAGCGATTGCAGCAGGAGTAAATGTAGGGATATTCTCACTTGTTGGAATGCGCTTAAGACGTGTTGCGCCGAAAAAGGTCATTAATCCGCTTGTTAAAGCACACAAAGCTGGATTAGATATTAGTACGAATCAATTAGAGTCACATTACCTTGCAGGGGGGAATGTTGATCGCGTCGTTGATGCATTGATTGCAGCTCAACGTGCAGATATTTCATTAACATTCGAACGTTGCGCTGCGATTGATTTAGCAGGTCGTGATGTATTAGAAGCTGTTCAAATGAGTGTAAACCCGAAAGTCATCGAAACACCGTTTATCGCAGGTGTTGCTATGGATGGGATAGAAGTGAAGGCGAAAGCAAGAATTACAGTACGTGCCAACATTGAACGACTTGTCGGTGGTGCAGGTGAAGATACGATTGTTGCCCGTGTCGGTGAAGGGATTGTATCAACGATTGGTTCATCAGAACGTCATACAAACGTATTAGAAAATCCTGACATGATTTCACAAACTGTACTCGGTAAAGGATTAGATTCAGGGACTGCATTTGAAATTCTGTCGATTGATATTGCGGATGTAGACATCGGTAAAAACATCGGTGCAGATCTTCAAACTGAGCAAGCAGTGGCTGATAAGAACATCGCTCAAGCTAAAGCCGAAGAGCGTCGTGCAATGGCTGTTGCGAAAGAACAAGAAATGAAAGCTCAAGTTGAAGAAATGAAAGCTAAAGTTGTTGAAGCTGAATCTGAAGTACCTCTTGCAATGGCACAAGCATTAAGAGAAGGTAATTTAGGCGTTGGAGATTACTTTAATTTGAAAAACATCGAATCTGATACAGATATGAGAAATTCTATTAAAGATATGGGTAAAGGTCAAAACCATTCAACTGATAGAAATTAG
- a CDS encoding PhoH family protein — protein sequence MPNIISIDSMEEAQLLIGNGDEHILMIEEAFNVDIHTLGSEITVAGEDDDIDRAETVLINLLKIIQKGMSISKQDVQSAIEMMNKGTIDYLADLYNEDIAKTVGGKGIKAKTTGQRKYIEAMKKCDLVFGIGPAGTGKTFLAVVMAAQALRTNKVKRIVLTRPAVEAGENLGFLPGDLKEKVDPYLRPLYDGLHTIFGAEHTQRLIERGAIEVAPLAYMRGRTLDDAYVILDESQNTTEAQMKMFLTRLGFNSKMIVTGDVTQIDLPKSAKSGLVEATHRLKDIKGIEMIELDESDVVRHPLVSKIINAYKGAI from the coding sequence ATGCCAAATATTATAAGTATAGATAGTATGGAAGAAGCTCAACTACTCATTGGGAATGGTGATGAGCACATTTTAATGATTGAAGAAGCGTTTAATGTAGATATACATACACTTGGGTCTGAGATTACTGTAGCCGGTGAAGACGATGATATTGATCGTGCTGAGACCGTGTTAATTAATCTACTCAAAATTATCCAAAAAGGTATGTCTATTAGTAAGCAAGATGTTCAATCAGCTATCGAGATGATGAATAAAGGCACGATAGATTATTTAGCAGATCTATACAATGAAGATATCGCTAAAACCGTAGGTGGTAAAGGAATCAAAGCGAAGACAACGGGGCAGCGTAAATATATCGAAGCGATGAAAAAATGTGACCTCGTATTTGGAATTGGTCCAGCTGGGACTGGTAAGACATTTTTAGCGGTTGTGATGGCAGCGCAAGCCCTTCGAACAAATAAAGTGAAACGTATTGTTCTGACTAGACCTGCTGTTGAAGCAGGAGAGAACTTAGGATTCCTCCCGGGTGATTTAAAAGAAAAAGTAGACCCATATTTACGTCCTTTATACGATGGTTTGCATACGATATTTGGTGCTGAACATACACAACGGTTAATCGAGCGAGGAGCGATTGAAGTTGCGCCACTTGCATATATGAGAGGTCGTACATTAGATGATGCGTATGTTATTTTGGATGAATCTCAAAATACAACGGAAGCGCAAATGAAGATGTTCCTGACACGGCTTGGATTTAATTCGAAGATGATTGTGACCGGTGATGTCACTCAGATTGATTTACCGAAATCAGCGAAAAGTGGTCTCGTTGAAGCAACGCATCGGTTAAAGGATATTAAAGGCATTGAAATGATTGAATTAGATGAAAGTGATGTCGTACGTCACCCACTCGTATCGAAAATTATTAATGCATATAAAGGAGCGATATAA
- a CDS encoding DNA alkylation repair protein, translating to MDVIEVMDELEQLGKERIKKRYLKEGDKEPLYGVATGDMKPLKKMIKKNQMLANELYSTGNYDAMYFAGVIADPKIMTRNEFEQWINHAYFYMISDYVVAVTLSESPLVYDIADDWINSEDELTQSAGWHAYCWLIGHKKDDLLDIDRLKSLLYKASDNIHDQLYRVQVAMSYFISCVGISCEPLHELAVRIATELGEIHVTKSSGEEVILNPLASIEKAKEKNRIGFKRRYVRC from the coding sequence ATGGATGTAATTGAAGTGATGGATGAATTAGAGCAACTAGGTAAAGAGCGGATAAAGAAAAGATATTTGAAAGAAGGAGATAAAGAACCACTGTATGGTGTTGCTACTGGTGATATGAAACCACTTAAGAAAATGATTAAAAAGAATCAGATGTTAGCTAATGAACTATACTCAACAGGAAATTATGATGCGATGTATTTTGCAGGTGTAATCGCAGATCCGAAAATTATGACACGTAATGAATTTGAACAATGGATCAATCATGCTTATTTTTATATGATTAGTGATTATGTTGTAGCGGTAACATTATCAGAATCACCATTAGTATATGACATTGCAGATGATTGGATTAATTCAGAGGATGAGTTGACTCAATCAGCCGGTTGGCACGCGTATTGTTGGTTAATAGGACATAAGAAAGATGATTTATTAGACATAGATCGTCTTAAATCATTACTTTATAAAGCTTCAGATAATATTCATGATCAATTATACCGTGTGCAAGTTGCAATGAGTTATTTTATAAGTTGTGTCGGTATTTCATGTGAACCTTTGCATGAATTAGCGGTTAGGATTGCTACTGAGTTAGGGGAAATTCATGTCACTAAATCATCTGGTGAAGAAGTGATACTGAATCCATTAGCTTCTATTGAAAAAGCAAAAGAGAAAAATCGCATTGGGTTTAAACGAAGATATGTTAGATGCTAA
- the era gene encoding GTPase Era, with protein MSEHKSGFISIIGRPNVGKSTFMNQILGRKVAIMSDKAQTTRNRIQGILTKDTHQLIFIDTPGIHKPKHALGDYMMSMAKNTLDEVDVIMFMVNVNEKLGKGDEYIINMLKSTKTPVFLVLNKIDLIHPDEMLSIIEQYRQLYDFKEIIPISAINGQNIETLETELVKYMEEGPQFFPPDQVTDHPEQFIMAEMIREKILQTTEQEIPHSVGVVIESLERIDEDHVDVNALIYVERASQKGIIIGKNGAKLKEIGKRARKDIEHLLGSKVYLQTWVKVQADWRNKPNFMRQIGYVEDE; from the coding sequence ATGAGTGAACATAAATCAGGTTTTATTAGTATTATTGGACGTCCGAATGTAGGGAAGTCTACATTTATGAATCAAATTTTAGGTCGTAAAGTTGCGATTATGAGCGACAAAGCTCAAACAACACGAAATAGAATTCAAGGGATTTTAACGAAAGATACACATCAATTAATCTTTATCGACACACCTGGTATTCATAAGCCTAAGCATGCGTTAGGTGATTACATGATGAGCATGGCGAAGAATACATTAGATGAAGTGGATGTCATTATGTTTATGGTGAATGTTAATGAGAAGCTGGGTAAAGGTGATGAATATATCATCAATATGCTCAAGTCGACGAAGACACCTGTATTTCTTGTGTTAAACAAGATTGATTTAATTCATCCAGATGAAATGCTATCTATTATAGAACAATATAGACAATTGTATGATTTCAAAGAAATAATTCCTATTTCAGCAATCAATGGCCAAAATATAGAGACGTTAGAAACTGAACTTGTAAAGTATATGGAAGAAGGACCACAATTTTTCCCACCAGATCAAGTGACGGATCATCCAGAGCAGTTCATTATGGCTGAAATGATTCGTGAGAAAATTTTACAGACGACAGAACAGGAAATTCCACATTCTGTTGGAGTTGTTATCGAGTCATTAGAACGCATTGATGAAGATCATGTCGATGTGAATGCGTTAATTTATGTAGAACGAGCGAGTCAAAAAGGAATTATTATCGGGAAAAATGGAGCCAAACTAAAAGAAATTGGTAAAAGAGCGAGAAAAGATATAGAACATCTTCTCGGGAGTAAAGTGTATTTGCAAACATGGGTGAAAGTGCAGGCGGATTGGCGAAATAAACCAAACTTTATGAGACAGATTGGTTATGTAGAGGATGAATAA
- a CDS encoding LPXTG cell wall anchor domain-containing protein, whose translation MLPDTVETESTNNAPLFGELFAALGSILLFGKRRKNSNDKQ comes from the coding sequence ATTTTACCTGACACAGTTGAAACAGAAAGCACAAATAACGCGCCATTATTCGGTGAATTATTTGCAGCTCTAGGTTCGATCTTGTTATTCGGTAAACGCCGTAAAAACAGCAATGATAAGCAATGA
- a CDS encoding YSIRK-type signal peptide-containing protein yields the protein MQNKYSIRKFTVGTAMVNMNLLD from the coding sequence ATTCAGAACAAATATTCAATCAGAAAGTTTACAGTAGGAACAGCGATGGTAAATATGAATTTACTGGACTAA
- a CDS encoding diacylglycerol kinase produces MKQMMKQTIQRFQYTFQGCRWMLNKDSKFLQHIVMAVAVVLLNIILGIDSIQFALTMTAVFLVIITEVMNTAIEYVVDLVTDEYHDLAMKAKDVAAFGVLLAAIYALMIAAIVYLPYMM; encoded by the coding sequence ATGAAGCAAATGATGAAACAAACAATTCAAAGATTTCAATACACGTTCCAAGGTTGTCGTTGGATGTTGAATAAAGACTCAAAGTTTTTACAGCACATCGTCATGGCGGTTGCTGTTGTCCTTTTAAATATTATTCTAGGGATTGATTCGATTCAATTTGCTTTGACGATGACTGCAGTATTTCTTGTAATCATTACTGAAGTGATGAATACAGCGATAGAATATGTTGTCGATCTTGTCACGGATGAATATCATGACCTTGCGATGAAGGCAAAAGATGTTGCGGCATTTGGTGTGTTGCTTGCTGCAATATATGCATTAATGATCGCAGCCATTGTTTATTTGCCTTATATGATGTAA
- the cdd gene encoding cytidine deaminase: protein MYRLNDNDFKEAPLNEAWFKEAKRAREKAYVPYSEFKVGCCLVTDQGQYIHGANIENASYPASICAERSALVGAYSQGITNFEALVIVTDNKEPSSPCGVCRQVMSELCDLSTYVYMANLDGDYIVMTVDELLPLSFSKGDLK, encoded by the coding sequence ATGTATCGTTTAAATGATAATGATTTCAAAGAAGCCCCGTTAAATGAAGCGTGGTTTAAAGAAGCAAAGCGTGCGCGTGAAAAGGCTTATGTTCCTTATTCAGAGTTCAAAGTTGGATGTTGTTTAGTGACAGATCAGGGTCAATATATACATGGTGCAAATATAGAAAATGCAAGTTACCCAGCGTCAATTTGTGCTGAACGGAGTGCTTTAGTCGGTGCGTATAGTCAAGGTATTACAAATTTTGAAGCGTTAGTTATTGTGACAGATAATAAAGAACCGTCATCGCCGTGTGGCGTGTGTAGGCAAGTGATGAGTGAGTTATGTGACTTATCTACTTATGTTTATATGGCCAATTTAGATGGGGATTATATTGTTATGACAGTGGATGAATTATTGCCGTTAAGTTTTTCTAAAGGAGATTTAAAATAA
- the ybeY gene encoding rRNA maturation RNase YbeY: MGLIDIIDEEVKVSPDHKTLIETVIQKAMEVEAVEDAEVSIVIVNEETIQQINAEYRNKNQVTDVISFALNDDEDEPVSEEMGNMLGDIIICYEVAEQQANDYNHTIERELGFLALHGFLHLLGYDHMNEEDEHKMNQKQEEILNELELYRD; encoded by the coding sequence ATGGGATTAATCGATATCATTGATGAAGAAGTAAAAGTATCACCTGATCATAAAACACTAATCGAAACGGTAATTCAAAAAGCGATGGAAGTCGAAGCAGTTGAAGATGCTGAAGTGTCAATCGTCATTGTGAATGAAGAGACGATACAACAAATCAACGCTGAATATCGTAACAAGAATCAAGTGACTGATGTCATTTCATTTGCGCTAAATGATGATGAAGATGAACCAGTGAGTGAAGAGATGGGGAATATGTTAGGCGATATTATTATTTGCTATGAAGTTGCCGAACAACAAGCGAATGATTACAATCACACGATAGAACGAGAATTAGGATTTTTGGCACTCCATGGATTCCTACATTTGCTAGGATATGATCATATGAATGAAGAAGATGAACATAAGATGAATCAAAAGCAAGAAGAAATATTGAATGAGTTAGAGTTATATCGAGATTAG
- the recO gene encoding DNA repair protein RecO codes for MLQKKSGILLRKVNYGETSNIITVLTEDNQFVPMMVRGLNKSSSPFTVLKQGYVKAVYIYYQSKGLGQLNAIDVEQRYSTIEQHIEKYSSAQFINEVMLRLQHEEVDGIDLFNLLVKSMEFIDQSNGNGLDVASLVLCKLQQLFGLNFQFNHCTKCHRINVKEVKLSAFSYATHGVICEQCVQAMNESNDQSESYAFINPKAIYALDRLNTVPIHQLNSLNLSDEISRDMFMLMEMLYRDYAGHVFKTSQFIRQLNEMDI; via the coding sequence ATGCTCCAAAAAAAGTCGGGAATATTGCTTAGAAAAGTCAACTACGGAGAGACAAGCAATATTATTACGGTGTTGACTGAGGATAATCAGTTTGTACCGATGATGGTGAGAGGATTGAATAAGTCATCCAGTCCTTTTACTGTGTTGAAGCAAGGATATGTTAAAGCGGTATACATTTATTATCAATCTAAAGGGCTAGGTCAATTGAATGCGATTGATGTGGAACAGCGTTATTCGACGATAGAGCAGCATATTGAGAAGTATAGTTCCGCTCAGTTTATTAATGAAGTCATGTTAAGGTTACAACATGAAGAGGTTGATGGCATTGATTTGTTTAATCTATTGGTTAAATCGATGGAATTTATTGATCAATCAAATGGCAATGGATTGGACGTTGCTTCACTTGTATTATGTAAATTACAACAATTGTTCGGATTGAATTTTCAATTCAATCACTGCACTAAGTGTCATCGTATCAATGTGAAAGAAGTGAAGTTGTCAGCGTTTAGTTATGCGACACACGGCGTCATTTGTGAGCAATGTGTTCAAGCGATGAATGAGTCTAATGATCAAAGCGAATCTTATGCCTTTATTAATCCGAAAGCAATATATGCATTAGATCGGTTAAATACGGTGCCAATCCATCAGTTGAATTCATTGAACTTAAGTGATGAAATATCTCGGGATATGTTTATGTTGATGGAGATGTTATATCGAGATTATGCAGGTCATGTATTTAAGACGAGTCAATTTATAAGGCAATTGAATGAGATGGATATTTAG